CGTGCCGAGCGGATGATGGACGGTGATACCCGTGGCCGCGATATGGGCGTCGAGCCCGGAGTCCGACCAGTTGTCCGGGCCCGGCGCCAGTTCGGCGGCAATGAACGGTTTCAGCGCGAGCTGATGCCCGACGTCGCGCGCCAGCCGCAGGCCCTCGCGCAGGACGATGCGGTCGTAATCAGTCGCGAGATAGTTGCCAACGATCCGTGGGGCGGTTGATGGATCGCGCGAAACGAGGTCCAGACGCCCTCGGCTCTCCGGCCTGAGCAGGACGACCCGGCAGGAGAAGCCGTCGGCATAGGGCTGCACGACCGGGCTGAAGTAGGGTCCGGCCGTCATGGGAAGCGCGACGAACAGGAACTGCACATCCGGCACGTTGCCGCCGACCCTAGTGTTCAGGAACGCCATGGCGGCCGCGGGCAGGTCGCTCGCGATGCCGGTGCCGAACAGCTGTTGCCGCACGAGATCGATCGCGATCCGGTCGGCGCGCATGCGTCTGTGCAACGGACCGGCGCCGCGTCGAGCATAGGCGACCGGCGCGGAAATGTGGTCCTGCAAGTTCTGTCCGACGCCGCGCAGCGCCATGCGGACCGGAATGTCGTGGCGCTGAAGCACGTCGGGATCGCCAATGCCCGACAGCATCAACAGATGCGGCGAACCGATGACGCCGGCGGCAAGGATGATCTCGCGATCGGCATGTGCTGTCTGCGTCCTGCCGCCGTGCAGGTACGCGACGCCAACCGCGCGTCGGCCCTCGAAGATAATGGAGCTTGCCGGGGCACCCGTGACGATGTCGATCTGGCCGCGCCGCAGCGCCGGCCGCAGATAGGCAACGGCCGCGCTGCATCTCCGTCCACGGCGGATGGTCGATTGCCAACGGCCGAAGCCTTCCTGTTGTGCGCCGTTGTAGTCCGGTGTGACCGGATGGCCGGCTGCTTCTCCCGCTGCCATGAA
This is a stretch of genomic DNA from Bradyrhizobium sp. CB2312. It encodes these proteins:
- a CDS encoding GMC family oxidoreductase N-terminal domain-containing protein, with protein sequence MVTYSHIIIGAGSAGCTLASRLTEDPDTRVLLLEAGGWDRDLHIHVPLLWPRMFLKQRNDWGFFTEPEASMGGRPIEFARGKVIGGSSSTNAMAYVRGHRSDYDRWASAGLRDWSYAHVLPYFRRQESWEGGADTWRGGDGPLTTRFSRYQDPLVDAFMAAGEAAGHPVTPDYNGAQQEGFGRWQSTIRRGRRCSAAVAYLRPALRRGQIDIVTGAPASSIIFEGRRAVGVAYLHGGRTQTAHADREIILAAGVIGSPHLLMLSGIGDPDVLQRHDIPVRMALRGVGQNLQDHISAPVAYARRGAGPLHRRMRADRIAIDLVRQQLFGTGIASDLPAAAMAFLNTRVGGNVPDVQFLFVALPMTAGPYFSPVVQPYADGFSCRVVLLRPESRGRLDLVSRDPSTAPRIVGNYLATDYDRIVLREGLRLARDVGHQLALKPFIAAELAPGPDNWSDSGLDAHIAATGITVHHPLGTCRMGPESDGMTVVDSELRVHGVENLRVVDASVMPDMVGGNINAAVIMIAEKASDVLRGRPALAPTPGC